One Pseudochaenichthys georgianus chromosome 7, fPseGeo1.2, whole genome shotgun sequence DNA segment encodes these proteins:
- the LOC117449211 gene encoding homeodomain-interacting protein kinase 1-like — protein sequence MPSVSKSQPLVNTISDNYEILKVLGVGTFGQVLKCLKLDTAEIVAVKVLRNSNADELNMREMSMLKKLRCFDSDKSNIVRCHECFQRMDRTFMVFEMLDMSLHDYMNKREWRPAPLNGIRTVIKDLATAFDTLKSIGLIHTDLKLDNVMLVDHQVQPLRVKLIDFGLVVKTSEVWKGLVVQPLWHRAPDVILGLPFNAAIDVWSLGTILAVMLLGVQLFPGNNQYDVLRFIIDLLGEPPRKLLNSGLFTESFFKDKSRFCGRTVWKFKTPLEFQLETKLKTSDDREYTFSSLEELKTSSTHNKTSFQAEDRKACVELLQDMLQMDQKKRITPKQILAHPFITRSYLNLSKNCLYGTETVDADSSSERPGTEQTQLDGSSEHSCSLKELPAGVIEVQTDERTVLVEEATKESSVIRTQTVQGDTPSSVKAEISHEIKLESITDEDWEISIVSVIGIGHSEAPKSSSEETLPAPVVSEPRKKKKNGIRGFFSRMRRDFFSCFCVPGQGEE from the exons ATGCCGTCAGTTTCAAAATCTCAACCCCTGGTCAACACAATCTCAGACAATTACGAGATTTTAAAAGTTCTGGGAGTGGGTACCTTTGGACAGGTGCTGAAATGTTTGAAACTGGACACTGCAGAGATTGTGGCTGTCAAGGTTTTGAGAAACAGTAACGCAGATGAACTCAACATGAGAGAG ATGTCCATGCTGAAAAAGCTCAGATGTTTTGACTCTGATAAGTCCAACATCGTCAGGTGCCATGAATGCTTTCAACGGATGGACCGGACGTTCATGGTTTTTGAAATGCTGGATATGAGCCTCCATGATTACATGAACAAGAGAGAATGGCGGCCTGCACCTCTCAATGGCATAAGAACGGTGATCAAAGAC TTGGCCACAGCATTTGATACCCTAAAGAGTATTGGACTGATCCATACAGACTTGAAGTTGGACAACGTCATGCTGGTGGATCACCAGGTACAGCCGCTCAGGGTGAAGCTCATCGACTTTGGCCTAGTTGTAAAGACCTCCGAAGTCTGGAAAGGACTTGTAGTGCAGCCTCTCTGGCATAG AGCCCCTGACGTTATTCTTGGCCTGCCATTCAATGCGGCCATCGATGTTTGGTCTCTTGGCACCATATTGGCCGTAATGCTCCTCGGTGTTCAGCTTTTCCCAGGAAATAATCAGTATGATGTG CTCCGTTTCATCATCGATCTCCTGGGTGAACCACCAAGGAAACTCCTGAATAGTGGATTATTCACAGAGTCATTCTTTAAGGATAAAAGCAGGTTCTGTGGGCGGACGGTTTGGAAATTCAAG ACACCCTTGGAGTTTCAGCTGGAAACAAAGCTGAAGACGAGTGATGACAGGGAATACACGTTttcctctctggaggagctgaaAACA tcaagcaCACACAACAAAACCAGCTTCCAGGCAGAAGACAGGAAGGCTTGTGTGGAGCTTTTGCAGGACATGCTCCAGATGGACCAAAAGAAAAGGATtactccaaaacaaatcctGGCCCATCCATTCATAACCAGGAGCTACCTCAATCTGAGCAAAAACTGTCTGTATGG CACTGAAACTGTAGACGCTGACAGTTCCAGCGAGAGGCCAGGGACAGAACAGACACAACTTGACGG ATCCTCTGAACACTCCTGTAGTCTCAAAGAGCTGCCAGCTGGGGTCATCGAGGTTCAGACCGATGAGAGGACCGTACTGGTTGAAGAAGCCACCAAAGAGAGCAGTGTCATCAG gaCCCAGACTGTGCAGGGAGATACCCCCAGCTCAGTGAAGGCTGAAATTTCACATGAAATTAAACTGGAATCAATCACTGATGAAGATTGGGAAATAAGCATCGTATCGGTTATTGGAATAGGCCATTCCGAAGCTCCCAAGTCCAGCAGCGAAGAGACTTTGCCCGCACCTG TGGTCAGCGagcccaggaagaaaaagaagaacgGAATCAGAGGATTCTTCTCCAGGATGAGGAGGGATTTCTTCTCCTGCTTCTGTGTGCCTGGGCAGGGCGAGGAGTGA
- the smim29 gene encoding small integral membrane protein 29 → MNSTTEPPAIIDGDVAVSYVLVPFFLITIIGIAAAVVMYIRKKRRIDRLRHQLLPVYTYDPSEELNEAEQDMLWREEDTRIVQGWAKSYQQRRPLLTKDVNA, encoded by the exons ATGAACAGCACTACTGAGCCCCCTGCCATCATAGATGGGGATGTGGCAGTCAGCTATGTGTTGGTGCCATTCTTCCTCATCACTATTATTGGAATAGCTGCAGCTGTG GTCATGTATATTCGTAAGAAAAGACG AATTGACAGACTTCGTCATCAGCTGTTACCAGTTTACACATATGATCCATCAGAGGAGCTTAATGAAGCTGAGCAAGACATGTTGTGGAGAGAAGAGGACACAAGG ATTGTACAAGGCTGGGCCAAGAGTTATCAACAGCGACGCCCTCTTCTGACCAAAGACGTCAATGCATGA